The sequence agagaggctttttttataatttatgtgCCTCGTGTGTATATtctgttagatttatttatGTTAGTGAGGATCATATGCTGAAAGGGTAGTTGTAACAAGCATTTTTTGTTATCATTCGACGGAAAAGGGCATTCCTTGTTGAGTTTGGTATGCTGAAAGAAATGCTAACAAGCGAAATTGCAGGGCATGTAGAATCTTTGTTAAAGTGGAAATTATACAAATTGTTGAAGTCGAGAAGCACTTCGATGTATCGTGTTTTCATCGCATTATTTTAATGCTGCAAGACAATGTAGAATGGCTCTTGGCGATCGGTCTTTATGCGACTGAATGGAAGTTAGAAAACATCATAAAAATGTGTACTGTTTGGAACATTGCGGTTCCATTCAAATAATTGATAAGAAACAATCATTCTCGTGCAAATTTGGGCTAGAGCTAGTTGAGATTAATTGAGTAGAAACGATGTTTCAAATTTGTAGTAGGTGTAAGCCTTTTCGCTACAGTTTGGATGGTTAAGTTTGCAAATTTTTGTGATTTCGGCCATGTTTGGATGCATCAGCAATCTTATTCAGGATATCTCTTTGATTTGTGCAAGAAGTATGTAGTATTTGGTAAATGAGTGGTGTGATCACATGTCTAGAATGAATACCATATTCAGCGTTTAAgttattttataagaataagaaaaatcatTTCGTGGGTGAAATATGTTATGCTACTAAATCGTGATGACAATGCATTTCAAGGAGCAAAAAATCAAGCTTCTAGATTCTAATCACTTAAGAAAATCTTCATACAAAATAGGTTGTCATTGAATATCCtattccgacatccaaacagAGCCAGTTGATCTTTGTTTGTTACTCATAAAGAGACAGATGTCTTGACCCATATGTGATCTTACGACTTGGGATTGGGCAAATGTGCATAATTCTATCCTCGCATGCCGAGAGACTATTTCTCACTATCTGAACTCATGAGTTGACCTTTTGTTCTTCTCTAACAGCCCTTTGTATTCACTGCTTCAGAGAAGCTTTCACATTCCTTGAAGTGGTACAATTATAATATGCAATGTTTTCCTTGGTTATTTTCAGTATGAAGACGGGTAGTGTTTTGGAAGAATTTATTCTTATCACATTGTCTGCTTTGTCATAATCAGATTGGTTAGTAGTATTCGCTATGAATTCCTGAGTACTTCTTTTATTAGTGCATACAAGGATATAATTGGGCTTTGCAAATTATTTCCATGCTATGACATTTTGAATGCATTGGTTGGTCAGCCACCAAATTTTTCGGCTTAATAagaaaaagttttctttttttttttttttaatatacattcTGACTATCATCATCTATACTTTGTTAGTTGTCCCAACATTTTATTACTTTTCAGGTGATATTCATGGCCAGTACAGTGACCTGTTAAGGTTGTTCGAATATGGGGGTTTCCCACCTGAAGCCAATTATTTGTTCTTAGGCGATTATGTAGATCGGGGAAAGCAAAGCTTAGAAACAATATGTCTACTTCTTGCATACAAAATCAAGTACCCAGAGAACTTTTTCCTTTTGAGGGGAAATCATGAATGTGCTTCAATAAATAGAATATATGGATTTTATGATGAATGTAAGCGGCGATTTAATGTGAAACTGTGGAAAATCTTCACCGATTGCTTTAACTGTCTCCCTGTTGCTGCCCTAATTGACGATAAAATCCTATGCATGCATGGCGGCCTTTCTCCTGATTTATCTAACTTGGATCAAATAAAGACTTTGACTAGACCAACTGATGTACCGGACACGGGTTTATTATGCGATTTGCTTTGGTCAGATCCTGGTAGAGACATTCATGGTTGGGGAATGAATGATAGAGGAGTTTCTTACACTTTCGGCGCAGATAAAGTCTCCGAATTTCTGTCAAAGCATGATCTTGATCTTGTTTGTCGCGCACACCAGGTTAGAAGATATAGTTTCTTTACTTcatattcctacaaaatcatctatttacatgtATACCCatacaaaatctgaattttcagaCATACCCCTTGTAAAATGCAGTTCATTATGGATTGCCTTATCTTAAGTTGGGGCACCATCAAATTCATGAGTGGTGTTCATTTTTGTGGAAAATGCTGTTGAAGAGCGTCAGTTTTGTTACTATAAGGTTTATGTATGAGAAGAATTTTGGAATGGCTTATATGAAAgttcagattttgcagggatatgtcTGTAAATAGATAATTTGCACGGTTATATATGTTAGTATATATACTAcgttttgtatttttaattttttctttaaatatattCAGGTATTTATGTAATTGCAGGTTGTGGAGGATGGTTATGAATTTTTTGCTGATAGGCAACTAGTAACAATATTTTCAGCTCCTAATTACTGTGGTGAATTTGATAATGCCGGTGCAATGATGAGTGTTGACGAAACTTTGATGTGCTCTTTCCAAATTCTCAAGCCTGCCGAGaagaagccaaaatttggcATGTCAACAAGAATATGACAGTGAAGGCACCTGATTTTGTATTGCCGGTATGTTACACATGTATACATCTTTTGGCCATCTGTTAATGTAGTTAACACCTTTTCTGTGAGAATATTAGTATTTGTACGGTGCTTATGTCAATGTCATGATTCAAAAATCTAGATGGAATATTTGTTTCACCTCGTCTGTTATGTGCTGGCCTTCACAAGCACACTTATAAAGAGAAGTAAGCGACATGTTAGTGGACTAAAATTTTCCTAACACACGAATTTCATCCATATTACTTTACAAAGTCTTTCTGTTATCATGCTTGATGGTCTGTGTTTGCTTATTTTCAACTATGTTTTGcatatcaagttatatatattgttccATAGAACTGAAGGCAGTAAAGATGTGAGAGCAAGACAGAGTTGATGCAGTTCTCGAGCTTGCCTCCTTCTATTGAGCAGAATCAAACTACTGCTGACCTCAAACTCCAGCTCCAAATCCTGGATCCAAGCTGGATTTACTAATTATCTTAGCGGCAAGATCTCCTGAACAGTATGATCCTATTAAAAAACTCAATATGCATGTTAGTGTTCACAGAAGTTTTGCAATGTTGGAGTATGCTGCTTGAGATGATTTTGTTCTAGAACAAAACCAAGGTCAAGGTGGCCTTTTCTGAGCAAAATGCGAGGTATTCATGAACAGTTGGTTCTTTCACAACCCTAGGTGAAACATGTGGCGTTAAACAGACAACATGTATTAgtagaaatttattttaattgataAAAGTACACAGATGTTATTTTGACCACATAACACCACGGTTGTTTGATTTCAGAAATCAACTGTCAGAATCAACCATTCCtgtcaaaaagttaaaaaatgttATGTCTGgtaatttacataaaatttagaGAGTTATCATAATCAAATGGTCAGGTCAAAAGCTACTGAAGTGCAGGTAACCATTTCGAAATGCTCTATGATTCAGGTATGTTCTGTACCTTTTTTGTGACTATTATGATTTAGCTAAGGATAGTACCTTGTAACAGCAAACTTCAATTACAATAGTGACTCACAAGACTAGAAGAAAATTTTTACCATTTTAGACACCACATAATAATCACATAAGGCATGATTTTACTGCTTCCAAATCTTGCATTTTTCTCATCCTTTCTCCAGTTTTTGCGCGCCTTTctgaaagaaaattttcttttgtcagGCTGCTATATAATTTTACACCCGAAGACAACATGCATGCAGAGGTTTGCGAACTGCAGAATTTTACATCAAATGAGGTGTCATCAGCGAACGAAGTAATTTCGCTTCGGCGACCCTAAAGGGATATCGAGAGCAATTCATTTTCGGATAGCAAAtgatttagtttttctttttcccttttgctTTTTCGAACTGTGCTGCAGCCTGCATGTGTATATACTTATCCTGTGCATTTTGTTTCGTTGGAGTAATGCTGCAACCTCATAAATGTTTCTGAAAATACAGTTGATAAGTCAACTTTCCATATTCGTAAGCTCATTGTTGGTCGCCTTTTCATACTCGATATCTACTGCAGGTATCGTGCCAGATATCGGAGAAGCTAAATCACTAGCGAATCACTGCATTAGGTTTTCTGATTTATCAACTGCATTCTTATCTTCTAAGACTCAAAAAGCTTCACTCTTTTGTTGACTAGAAAAACCTATCAGTCCAAGATAAAGATCATCATGGATAGGATAACGAAAAGCCCATATTTGGATCATCTAAACATTATTGTACCATGCCGTTT is a genomic window of Ananas comosus cultivar F153 linkage group 13, ASM154086v1, whole genome shotgun sequence containing:
- the LOC109719049 gene encoding serine/threonine-protein phosphatase PP1-like isoform X1 — protein: MAAGGQGMDPAVVDDVIGRLVEVRSGRTGKQAQLSESEIRQLCLASRDIFLAQPNLLELQAPLKICGDIHGQYSDLLRLFEYGGFPPEANYLFLGDYVDRGKQSLETICLLLAYKIKYPENFFLLRGNHECASINRIYGFYDECKRRFNVKLWKIFTDCFNCLPVAALIDDKILCMHGGLSPDLSNLDQIKTLTRPTDVPDTGLLCDLLWSDPGRDIHGWGMNDRGVSYTFGADKVSEFLSKHDLDLVCRAHQVVEDGYEFFADRQLVTIFSAPNYCGEFDNAGAMMSVDETLMCSFQILKPAEKKPKFGMSTRI
- the LOC109719049 gene encoding serine/threonine-protein phosphatase PP1-like isoform X2 is translated as MAAGGQGMDPAVVDDVIGRLVEVRSGRTGKQAQLSESEIRQLCLASRDIFLAQPNLLELQAPLKICGDIHGQYSDLLRLFEYGGFPPEANYLFLGDYVDRGKQSLETICLLLAYKIKYPENFFLLRGNHECASINRIYGFYDECKRRFNVKLWKIFTDCFNCLPVAALIDDKILCMHGGLSPDLSNLDQIKTLTRPTDVPDTGLLCDLLWSDPGRDIHGWGMNDRGVSYTFGADKVSEFLSKHDLDLVCRAHQVFM